The window GCCCAGATGATGAACCCGGAGATGGCGATCATCACGACCGACCAGACCGGATAGGACGGCAGGGAGAGGAAGTTGGCGATGATGATGAGTCCGGCGATGCCCACGCCGGCGACGCGTGCCCAGGTCGACGCCTGGAACAGCCCCATGCTGACGAGTACGGCGACCGCGCCCAGGACCAGGTGGATCCAGCCCCAGCTCGTGAGGTCGAACGCGAAGACGTAGTTGGGGGTCGAGAGGAACACCTCGTCCTCGGCGATCGCCGCGATGCCACGCATGATGCCCAGGATCCCACCGATCATGAGCATGACGGCGGCGAAGACCATCAGACCGACGGCCCATTCGCGTTTCGCCGTCGAGTGCGCGTGCGTAGGGTGTGTGGCGGTCATCCTGCTGCCTCGTTTCTGTCGGGGGCTAGGGTTCCGACGGACCGGAGCCGCTCAGGACCAGCTCCTTCGCCCTGCGGAACTCGTCGTCCGTGATGTCACCGCGGGCGCGGATCTCGGACAGCCTGGCAAGTTCGTCGACGCTGCTCCCCCGTCCCTCGCCGCCCTTGGCGGTCTCCCGTATGTAGCTGTCGAAGGCCTCCTGCTGCGCCCGAGCCTGGGACCTTTCCCGGCGGCCCATGTTCTTGCCCCGCGCGACGACGTAGACGAACACGCCGAGGAAGGGCAGGACGATGCAGAACACCAGCCAGCCGGTCTTGGCCCAGCCGCTCAGTTCGTCGTCACGGAAGATGTCCAGAACGACGCGGAAGAGCAGCACGAACCACATGATCCACAGGAAGAACCACAGCATCGTCCAGAAGGCGCTCAACAGCGGAAAGTCGTACGCCAGGTAGGTCTGCGCACTCATGCTCACTCCTCCGTCCCGGGCACACGCCGCCCGGCAAGCCGTTCCGTGCCGCACTCAGCGTGCCCATGTCCGGCACGGGGCCGCCTCACCCGGCACGGGTGATCGTGCCGGGTGAGGCGGATGCCGGCCGCGGACGGCGTCTCCCGCCTCACCAAGACGTCGCCCGCCTCACTGAGGCGAGCCCCACGTCCGGCCAGTACGCACGGCACGGCCTGGCGCGGCCCGGCCGCCGACTCACCCGCGGCGGGTGATCCGTTCCCGGCGCCGCGGCGGTGAGGTGGAGAGCGCACCCCACAGGATCGAGAGACATGAGATGAACGATCCAGCGGCCGCCCGGACCGAGCCCGCGAAGCCTCGGCGGGCGCCGGAGCGACATCCGCGGCCGGAGGGCCGGAGGCGGCACGCGAAGGCCGCCGTCCTGGTGCGCGCGGCGCTCATCGCGACCGGACTCGTCACCGTCTACTACGTGCTGCCCCTGGACGGTCGCAGTACCGGCACCGGCACCACGGTGCTGCTCGCCTGCGGCCTGCTGCTGGTCGTCCTGGTCTTCTGGTGGGAGGTGCAGGCCATCGCCCACTCGCCCTTCCCCCGGCTGAAGGCGGTAGAGGCCTTGGCCGCCACGCTCGTCCTGTTCGTCCTGCTCTTCGCGGGCACCTACTTCCTGCTGGAGCATTCCAGCCCGGGTTCCTTCAGCGAGCCGCTGACCAAGACGGACTCCCTGTACTTCACCCTCACCACGTTCACCACCGTCGGGTACGGCGACATCGTCGCCCGGTCCCAGACGGGACGAGTGCTGACGATGTGTCAAATGATGGGCGGGCTGCTGCTGGTGGGCGTGGCGGCACGCATCCTCGCCGGCGCGGTGCAGACCGGGCTGCGCAGACGGGGCCACGAGCCGACGGAGGACTTCCCCTCCCGGCGGGAGGACTGAGCCATGACCGTACCGAACCCCACGACGTCCCTGTCCCCGGCCGAGCGCGCGGAGTCGGGCCGGGGCGCGCGGCGACGCGTGCCGCGTTCGTCGCACAGCCGGTTCGAGGCGGGACCGGAGCGGCCCGACCCCGTCGAGGTGGTGGAACGCCAGTCGGCCACCCGCGTACAGGAGTTGGTCCCGGTCCGCTACGGCCGCATGCTGGAGTCCCCCTTCCGCTTCTACCGGGGCGCCGCGGCGATCATGGCCGCCGATCTCGGGGCCGCCGCGGACACCGGACTCTGGGTGCAGCTCTGCGGGGACGCCCATCTGCTGAACTTCCGGCTGCTGGCCTCGCCGGAGCGCCATCTGGTCTTCGACATCAACGACTTCGACGAGACCCTGGCCGGGCCGTTCGAGTGGGACGTCAAGCGGCTGGCGGCCAGTTTCGCCATCGCGGGCCGGGCCAACGGCTTCGACGGCGCGGAGCAGGACGACGCGGTGCAGACGTGCGTACGCGCCTACCGGCAGCGGATGCGGGAGTTCGCCGGCATGCGCACCCTGGACATCTGGTACGCGCAGGACGACGCCGACCACATGCGGGAGCTGATGGCCAAGTCGATGTCCAAGGAGGCCAGGCGCCGCACCGCCGAGGCCACGGCGAAGGCCCGCACCCGCACCCACCTCCAGGCCTTCGCGAAGCTCACCGGGACCACGCCCGAGGGGCGGCGGATCACGGCCGACCCACCGCTGATCACCCCGCTGCGGGACCTGGTGAGCGACTCCTCGCCGCACGGCCAGGAGAAGGAGCTGCTCACCGTCCTGGAGGGATACGCGGAGAGCCTGTCGTCCGAGCGCAGGCATCTGCTGCGGCGCTATCGCCTGGTGGACATCGCCCGCAAGGTGGTGGGGGTCGGCAGTGTCGGCACCCGCTGCTGGATCGTGCTGCTGCTCGGCCGGGACGACGACGATCCCCTGCTGCTCCAGGCCAAGGAGGCACAGCATTCGGTGCTCGCCGCCCAGACCGGCGGGGACAGCTACGACAATCAGGGCCGCCGCGTGGTGGCGGGACAGCGGCTGATCCAGACGACCAGTGACATCCTCCTGGGCTGGACCCACGCCGTCGGCCTCGACGGACACGAGCGGGACTTCTACGTGCGCCAGCTGCGGGACTGGAAGGGCATCGCGCGGGCGGACACCATGGATCCGGCCATGCTCCGCCTGTTCGGGCGGCTGTGCGGGGCGAGCCTGGCACGGGCCCACGCCCGCTCGGGCGACGCCGTGGCCATCGCGGCGTACCTGGGAGGCAGCGACCGGTTCGACCGCGCGCTCGCCGCCTTCGCCCAGTCGTACGCCGATCAGAACGAGCGCGACTTCGAGGCACTGGGCGCGGCCGCCCGCTCCGGCAGGATCCGCACGGCGACCCTGTGACCCCCGCCCCCGCCCCTCTGGCCCGCTCACTCCGGCAGCTGGCGCATCTCCACGACCCTGAGCCCGAGCGACTGGAAGCGGGTCAGCAGCCCGTACAGGTGGGCCTCGTCGATGACGGGGCCGTACAGGACCGTCTGACCGGACATCACCACGTGATCCAGCTCCGGGAAGACCTTGGCCAGGGTCTCCGACATATGTCCGTCGACGCGGATCTCGTAGCGCATGAGCTGCTCTCCCGCGGGCGGGGTGGGGCGGGCCGTGCACGCCCTTCCCTTGCGATGGTCCGCCCCGGAGGGCCGTCCGCCCTCACCCGGCACAGGTGAACCTGAACCGGGTGCCTCATTCCTTCAGAATGATCTTGAGGACGACGATCAGCAGACCGAGCAGCAGGTTCACCGCGGCGGAGACGGCCATCTGCTTCCCCGACGCGCCGGCCCGGGCGGCCGCGGCCAACGACCAGCCGACCTGCCCCGCCACCGCCACACTGAGCGCCAGCCACAGGGTGCCCGGCATGTCCAGGGGCAGCAGCGGGCTGATCGCCACGGCGACGGCGGGCGGGACGGCGGCCTCCAGGATCGGCCACTCCTCGCGGCACACCTGCAGCACGGCCCGGCCGTTCACGGTCCCCTGGGCCAGACGCGCCCCGAAGAGCTGCGCGTGCACATGCGCGAGCCAGAACACCGCCCCGGTCATCAGCAGCAGCGCCACGAGTTCCACCCGGGGCAGCGAACCCAGGGTTCCGACGCCGATCACCACGGAGGCGGCGAGCATGGAGCCGTAGACGCCGCCGGTGTAGTCGGCCCGGGACCGCCGCTCGGCACCGTCGGCGGTGCTCTCCTTCGCCGTCGGGGCCCCGCTCACAGGAGCCGCCGTTCGCGCGCCCGGCGGACGGCGTCGCCGCGCCGGGTGACCGCGAGCTTGCGGTAGATGCTCTTGAGGTGGGTCTTCACGGTGTTCACGGACACATGGAGGTCGGCGGCGATCTCCTCCGTCGACCTCATCTCGGCCAGGCGCCGCAGGACGTCACGCTCGCGTGCGCTCAGCTCCTCGACGGCGAGCTCCGGGGGCTCGTCGGGTACGGCGGGCCCGGGGGCGCGGTGGTGGCCGGGGCCGGCCAGGAGCCAGCCGGCGGCCAGTTCCCGCGGCCGGCCGGTGCTCAGCAGCGGCCGGATCCAGGGGCCGGCTTCCAGGAACGGGCGGCGGAGCTGCTCGCGCCGGCCGTCCAGGAGGGCCCGGGCGACCAGGCGGCGGGCGGTGGCGGGGTCGCCGGTGCCGAGGGCGGCCCCGGCGCGGACCAGGGTGGCGCGGACGGTCAACGCCGGGCCGGGCCGGTCGTCCTCCGGCAGGTGGTCGAGCAGGTCGAGGGCCCCTTCGGGGTGGCCCGACGCGAGCCGGACGCGGGCCGCCTCGACCGCGCACGCCCGCCGATGGTGTGCCACCGGCTCCACGGCTTGCCGGGCCTGCTCGGGGTGCCCCTGGGCCAGGTGGGCGGCGGACGCCAGCAGGGCGGCGTGGTCCTGGGCCCACGGTGAGTTCACGGCGGTCTGTACGGTCGCCTCCGCCGCCGCCAGCGCGGCCCGGGCGTCCCCCCGGGCGAGGGACAGGCGCCCTCGGGTGAGGGTCCGCCCGGCCCGCACCACCGGGTCCTCGGCGAGCGGGCGGGAGGCGGCCGCTTCGTCGAGGAGCGCCTGCGCCGCGTCGAGTTCGTCGCGGTCGATGAGGACGGCGGCCAGGACCAGTGGGCCGATACCGGACCGGGAGTGCTGCGGGAGGCTGTACCGCTCGGCCTGGCCGGCCGCCGCCAGGGCCTTGTGCTCGGCCGGGCCGGGCCAGCCGCCCAGGTGGTCGATCAGTGCCAGGTGGCCGAGGGCCTCCCAGCGGGGCAGTGCCGTGGCCGCTCCGCCGGGAGCCGCGGCCACCGCCGACAGGGCGCTGCGGGCGTCGTCGAAGCGCCCGGCCCACAGACGCGCGGAGCCCAGATGGGTGAGCAGGAGGGCGGTGAGTTCCGGGTGCTCGTCGAGGAGCTCCCCGGGGACCTCCCGCTGGAGGTGCCTCGCCTGCTCGGCGGCGCGCTCCGCCCTGTCCGGGGAGCCGGTCAGCCGGGCCGCCAGGGCTTCCAGGAGGGCGAAGCTGAGCCGTACCGGGGCCGTATCGGCCGTATCGGCTCCGTCCCCGCCCAGTGCCTCCCCGGCCTGGCGCAGATGGGTGAGGCCCGGTTCGAGATCGCGCCGGCCCAGCTCGCGGGCGGCGCGCACGAGGTCGGGCGCCGGGCCCGTGACCTCGGGGCTCATCCGTGCGAACAGAGAGGACAGCTCCTCTGAGCGCAGCCCGGTGAAGAGCTGCCCGATCGCGAGATCGTCGACCACGACGCGGGCGGTGAAATCCCAGTCGTCCGCCGCGGCGCCCTGTACGAGCGCGTCGGGCAGGGCCCCGGATCGCCGCAGCCAGTGCGCGGCCCGGCCGCGCAGCTCCGGCTCCAGGCCGGGGAAGCGCTCCCTCAGGTGGGCGCGGAGGATCTCCGCGAACAGGGGGTGCAGGCTGTACCAGGAGTGGCCGAGGTAGTGGAGGAACGCGTTCTCGCGCTGCAGCCCGGCCAGGATCGGCTCCGCGTCGGTGCGCAGCGTCAGCGCGTTCACCAGGTCGGGGCAGCAGCGGTCCAGGACGCTGATGCGCAGCAGCAGGTCCTGGGTGCCGGGTGCCTGCCGGTCGAGCACCTCGGCCAGCAGGAAGTCGGCGACCGCGCTGTGGTCGGCTTCGAACTGCTTCAGATAGGTGTGCGGGTCCGCGTCCTGCCGGGCGGCCAGGGCGCACAGCCGCAGCCCCGCGGCCCAGCCCTGGGTGCGCTCCACCAGGGCCTGTACGGCGCCGGCCCGCAGGTGCAGCCCGTGCCGCGAGAGCAGTTCATGGGCCTCGTCGGAGGTGAAGGCCAGCTCGGCGTTCCGGATCTCCGTGACCTCGCCCGAGGCCCGGTAGCGGTGCAGCGGCAGCAGGGGTTCCGTGCGGGAGACGAGGACCAGGCGCATGCCTCGTCCGGCGTGGTGCAGGACGAACTGCAACTGCTCCGCGATCTCGGGGGAGGTCACCCGGTCGAACTCGTCGAGCACGACGACGGTGGTGTGGTCCCGGCGCTCCAGGCCGGCGGCCAGGCTGGTCAGCGTCCGCCGGTCCACATGGGCCGCCTCCGCCGGGCAGCCGACGTCGCCCGTCACCGGTACGCCGGCGGCGCGCAGTGCCTCCAGCAGATACGCCCAGAAGATCCCGGGGGCCTGGTCGGCGGTGTCGGCCGTGAGCCAGGCGACCGGTTCCGTGAGGCCGGCGGCCCAGTCGGCGACGAGGAGGGTCTTGCCGGCGCCGGCCGCCCCGTTGACCAGGGTCAGCGGCGTGCCGAGCGCCTGGTCGAGGTGGTGGGCCAGGCGGGCGCGGCGCAGGAACGTGGCGGGCCGCTTCGGCAGGGCGAACCGGGTGCGCAGCAGCGGATCGCCC of the Streptomyces koelreuteriae genome contains:
- a CDS encoding DUF7144 family membrane protein → MTATHPTHAHSTAKREWAVGLMVFAAVMLMIGGILGIMRGIAAIAEDEVFLSTPNYVFAFDLTSWGWIHLVLGAVAVLVSMGLFQASTWARVAGVGIAGLIIIANFLSLPSYPVWSVVMIAISGFIIWALCTVKKDDAWEPFEETPSHR
- a CDS encoding SHOCT domain-containing protein, with translation MSAQTYLAYDFPLLSAFWTMLWFFLWIMWFVLLFRVVLDIFRDDELSGWAKTGWLVFCIVLPFLGVFVYVVARGKNMGRRERSQARAQQEAFDSYIRETAKGGEGRGSSVDELARLSEIRARGDITDDEFRRAKELVLSGSGPSEP
- a CDS encoding potassium channel family protein, translating into MNDPAAARTEPAKPRRAPERHPRPEGRRRHAKAAVLVRAALIATGLVTVYYVLPLDGRSTGTGTTVLLACGLLLVVLVFWWEVQAIAHSPFPRLKAVEALAATLVLFVLLFAGTYFLLEHSSPGSFSEPLTKTDSLYFTLTTFTTVGYGDIVARSQTGRVLTMCQMMGGLLLVGVAARILAGAVQTGLRRRGHEPTEDFPSRRED
- a CDS encoding DUF2252 domain-containing protein, giving the protein MTVPNPTTSLSPAERAESGRGARRRVPRSSHSRFEAGPERPDPVEVVERQSATRVQELVPVRYGRMLESPFRFYRGAAAIMAADLGAAADTGLWVQLCGDAHLLNFRLLASPERHLVFDINDFDETLAGPFEWDVKRLAASFAIAGRANGFDGAEQDDAVQTCVRAYRQRMREFAGMRTLDIWYAQDDADHMRELMAKSMSKEARRRTAEATAKARTRTHLQAFAKLTGTTPEGRRITADPPLITPLRDLVSDSSPHGQEKELLTVLEGYAESLSSERRHLLRRYRLVDIARKVVGVGSVGTRCWIVLLLGRDDDDPLLLQAKEAQHSVLAAQTGGDSYDNQGRRVVAGQRLIQTTSDILLGWTHAVGLDGHERDFYVRQLRDWKGIARADTMDPAMLRLFGRLCGASLARAHARSGDAVAIAAYLGGSDRFDRALAAFAQSYADQNERDFEALGAAARSGRIRTATL
- a CDS encoding LuxR C-terminal-related transcriptional regulator codes for the protein MAVTEETGAEPASAGVDPTGDPLLRTRFALPKRPATFLRRARLAHHLDQALGTPLTLVNGAAGAGKTLLVADWAAGLTEPVAWLTADTADQAPGIFWAYLLEALRAAGVPVTGDVGCPAEAAHVDRRTLTSLAAGLERRDHTTVVVLDEFDRVTSPEIAEQLQFVLHHAGRGMRLVLVSRTEPLLPLHRYRASGEVTEIRNAELAFTSDEAHELLSRHGLHLRAGAVQALVERTQGWAAGLRLCALAARQDADPHTYLKQFEADHSAVADFLLAEVLDRQAPGTQDLLLRISVLDRCCPDLVNALTLRTDAEPILAGLQRENAFLHYLGHSWYSLHPLFAEILRAHLRERFPGLEPELRGRAAHWLRRSGALPDALVQGAAADDWDFTARVVVDDLAIGQLFTGLRSEELSSLFARMSPEVTGPAPDLVRAARELGRRDLEPGLTHLRQAGEALGGDGADTADTAPVRLSFALLEALAARLTGSPDRAERAAEQARHLQREVPGELLDEHPELTALLLTHLGSARLWAGRFDDARSALSAVAAAPGGAATALPRWEALGHLALIDHLGGWPGPAEHKALAAAGQAERYSLPQHSRSGIGPLVLAAVLIDRDELDAAQALLDEAAASRPLAEDPVVRAGRTLTRGRLSLARGDARAALAAAEATVQTAVNSPWAQDHAALLASAAHLAQGHPEQARQAVEPVAHHRRACAVEAARVRLASGHPEGALDLLDHLPEDDRPGPALTVRATLVRAGAALGTGDPATARRLVARALLDGRREQLRRPFLEAGPWIRPLLSTGRPRELAAGWLLAGPGHHRAPGPAVPDEPPELAVEELSARERDVLRRLAEMRSTEEIAADLHVSVNTVKTHLKSIYRKLAVTRRGDAVRRARERRLL